AGCCCCTGCGTGAAACTCTATCCTACGTAACCGTAAGATCAACACGCgggaaagaataaaagaataattcttctGCATTTAAAAACACGTACAACGAGTATCCTTATCAAAAATCTTCCTATTTCGAAGAAGTCACCCGCAAGAGCACGTATCGGCCGTGAGGAGTAAGGAGTTCGTAAGACGGGAGTCAAACTGTCGATCGTCGACAGTTGAACGAGGGTCCCGATAAGGATACGCGGATAATTGCAGTTACGTCGCCGTCACGAGGCCGGCGGCGATAGTTCTCCACCGACTCTTATCGAGCATCTCCTCCTCACCACCTATACCTCCACGTTACGAGCTTTCGCGTTCCGACGCTTTCCTTTgccgtttctctctttttcatcttCCTCTATTCCAATAATCCTCCAAGAGTGATCGATCATGAAAAACGATGAGAGAAGAATGTATACGGTGCGGACTTATGCAACGGATGAGTCGGACACGCGAGCACGGTCGGAGGACGAGCGAGCGCAGGTTCAAGGGGGATAGTACTACCGTTGAGGATGCGAGTGCGACATGTGAGGATGGTAGGCGGCGTGATGGGGTGGCAGAGGCGAGGGACAGGACTGCTGATAGGGGCCACCGGCCAGCATGGGCCCGGGACTGGAACAGGGTACCAGGTGCGAGCTCGGCGAGCCCGCGTGTGCATGCGCAATCAGGTGCGCGTGCTGCGCGTGCGAGGGTGGCGCGTGCTGCGAAcccggcggcggcggcggcggcgggggTGGCGGATGGCCAGGAGGACCTCCGGTCGGCCCGCCACCAGGATATCCGCCGTGCAGCGAGCCACCGTGCGGCGAGCCATACACCAGTTGCCTTACTTTCTGCTCGTCGTCGGCTATGTTGTAGGTCAATTCTGTCTCCTCGAACCCGGTCGCGGACATCCTCTGGTCGCCGGAGGAACCGGAGGCGGGCGGGTCCGGGCTGTTCAGGCAGGTTTGGATCAACGCTTTCCCGGCTTCGCTCGTTATCATCGGCTGCAGTTTCCGTGTCGCGAATGTGTACACGTGGCCGGTCTCGCTTGCCACGAGCAGCATCACTTGTGTACCTGTCAATGTCGACAGCTCGTACGCCTGCAATCAGAGATGACGATTAATTAGGGATGTCTCTCTGCGATTCTTCTCGACGAGTATCTCGATCGAGTGTATTTTGTTTGagctttttctctccttcgctctcattttctctctcgcttttcgatcgaaaacggattttaaaatattgaatcgtGAACGGATAAGTTATATTGTGAGTTAGTTATCTTAAGACATCTACTTACGaagtttatattcatttattaaattcaaatctttttatgaagagtattttattactttttcattGAATGTATGAATAATTGACGTGTATCACTagaatatacttattatatactgATCGATATAAAATGCACTTATGCAAATCATAATCGTCTGTGCAATCATTAATACCACGAGTTTTCTATTAATTGAAAGCAAGAATATACgatgaaaaatctaaatacataagtaattgtttatatttagagATATTTCGTAATAGCGTAATTATCAAGGTTTAtcgaattccttttttctttcttttttttttttttatagcaaaaattgaaattcttacgACGATATATACCTACATTgtgtatttaaattgaatctaAATTGTAGAAATTCAATTTGCTTTTAACAAGAAACTTACTGCTCGAGGGAGAACAGCACTACGACACGAAGAATTGAATAAACATAGTGAAAAGTTATGAAATCGTTGTATTTAACTTAGATTAGAATATTGCCAGCTATATTTACAGTTGAAGAAAgtattttctgtaaaaaatattatgtaaaataaaaataagtaatatttataatttccaatgaaattctgaataattcttctaatcatttttttgtaatttgtaattaaaatcgtatcttttaaatttattccatctataaatatcataagtgacaaaaaaatgagattagaattatatttttattttcattttcaatgtagtttttattatatctaaatcgtagttaaaatttaaaaagcagatttttattactaaatttatattcatataattcattttccgattattatgtatctttaattattgattgatgagtataaaaaaaatcgatcgataattataaaaaatttaattattatctttctgacatattattatagatgtaCACGTACAGATGAAGAAAGAGCTTgctatgcaaatatttttaaaattgaagaagattttttacttctttatctcaaaattatatatttttacacctttgaaagtaaaaaaatcaaaattttgttgCCAGTatgtaattcttttaatactacttgtaaatttaaattttaacgtttaaatttataccgTTGGTTACATAATACCattgtttattttgaatttcgtttaaattttaatttctctcatGAAGTTATAAAACAGTTATGTCAGTTTCGTGTCAAAACATAGCTAATTATAGAGTCCCGTCTTTAGAAAAGGGGAACAATCTATCTTTGGTTTTCTATATTCGTATGAAAGATGCACAATTTGCCTTAGGTTCTTCTACGGATTTAGAAACACCGGCGTTTTGATCAAACAAAcaaatgtaatgtaattaaattgacgttaaaattaaaaaaaaatctatcgtgaaaaaaaatttcaagttatttttgatattatatttattaaattactctttctttcctttttctttttaaataaaaaaaaaaaaaaaacattattttatacttatactcaatatgaatgaaaatgaaaaaattctaatcattaataatgaaaacaaaattaaaacatattaagatatattaagatatttttataatgaaagaacATTCAttactgaaatataaaatacaatgttaatattatctattataaataattcattataattattcataaaattgattcagaaaacgaaattttaatacaaaagaggaacgaaaaattatataattttctaacaaatataaagttttatcatataattacaacttctaaatataatatcatacaaCATCGAAtgataactatataaatataaataatataaaattaattacagttGATTCGTAAAAGGAATcgtataatgattattaaaatttctcacgAATTCGTTTTTGTAATATCAAAGATATAACTAGCGTGCGATTGTTTTGTTCAGTGTATTTTAATCCAAAATACATTATTGATATACAAATGCACGATAGCGAAAGCACAATTGTCACTCATAAATCGCGCGCTCGCAAAAGTCATCGGCATATGTTTGATTTGCGCAATCCACGCAACCACACATCGATAATACACGTTTCTCTTTGTTCTTATGTGTCACACGTGAAAGCTAACTTTTCATTTGCAGCttgttttatgtattttcttaTCTCGTATGAATACACTTGAAACATCACATTAGCTATACAACAATTAATAATCACActagaaataattgatttcaatgataatttaattgattgattatcGACGAATCCAATACACTGtgtttatattaacaaaaaataagctGACAAGTTAGCCGAATACGAACCTTCTTCATAATTCCAGTTTTCCTCTTGGAGAAGGTAGTGTACCTTCGTAGTTTATTATCGATGTActccattttaattttgaccCGTCCTTTGGTCTTTTTACCATTTGAGGGAGGTGACTTTTTCGGTTGACCCAAACTTGTAAATGATTCCTCAAGATTATCAGGAACACAATCAGTAGACATTGACATGCCTTGTTGTTGCGAAAGAGCTTGCCGTGCATTGCTGTCATCGTAACAAACGTCCGAAGTGGTCCTCTTGATACCCCTTTGTACAGATCCCACGCCGGCGTTCGGTGCGCCTGCAGCGGCTGCCGCGGCCATCATGGTGGCGCCACCGCGGCTTATTTGAGAAGTAAGTTGGGAGGTGGACGGTCGGCCGTACATTTCCGAGCCAGCGTCGCTGCCTATCATCCCCATGCTGTATCCAAGACTTGCGTACCGACTATCTCTTCCGCCGCTAGGGTTGTCCATTACGGACTCGCACACATTTATTCCCTTTCCCTCGGCCCTTCTCCGCCACGGAATCGCGAAAACTCGGCGCAATGTTTCCCACGTGATCAACCATCTAGAGGAACACGGGACAACAACGCGCACTGCACGAGCGCTCCCCGCGAACTGAATGCGCGCAGAGTATCGTAACTTGACCTACGTGCTAACACGGTGCCTCCGTATGTTTCTGCGCAGCTGTTACCCCCACCAACTTCCACGTACGCGGTAAAAAAGTAGTCCACTCAATCGAAATAGAGTTTCTCGGAAGaagatctttaaaaatttcttcgtagaaaaataaaaattatcctgGGGATTTTGAATTCACCGATAAATATCTTTTGCGTGACttgaatattccaaaatttacGGCAAAAAGATTGCGCGGAGTGGTACAAGAATCAACGAGAGGGCGTCCCCGGCTGCCATATTTAGAAGTAGACGTTACCATATTAGGAAAAGTTTGCCAAATATGGTGAACAGAGGTGGTCCTTCCTTTTCAAATGATCACTCGGCGCGCCGGGACAAAACACCAATCCAACTGACAGTAGCGTTTCCTGCacgcctctcccctcccccaccTTTCTTTTACCGGTATGTCCTTCCTATTTCTATATGCTTACTGAACATACGGCTGATAAGCAATTCTGTGTCTTGATTCGCTATTTCttataaagtattttgaaatttttgtactACTTTCATCAACATTTGTTTACGTagatcgattttttattttttgtttatgataTGATCAAGAGTTAACAACAATGAAAACATTAATCCTTTTCGTAAGACATAAAATGTTTAACTATATCTTATATtgaagtattatttaaatattataattactattgtaatattattaatttagattaattttgataaatgtctaattaaaattattatataaattacaaatgtataaattatgttttaatatttgtattcaaaattatgtatttattaaaaattttaattaattttagaattattataaaattgaatattactaTGAGAAagcattcaaatttaattatatatatatatatttttttattttacataaaaatcatttgtaattgtaaacatttacatctattataaaaattaatatatatatatatatattattatatataaatattatatataaattaatatatatatatatatatatatatatatatattattaatttgttgcaTTCTTTCTAAACCAATATAAtccataaaagaataatatgtgtatatatataattatatttttttattataaatcattaatattttatttataatattattattaatataaaatcataaatataaaaatcaatattcaaaataatataattttgttaaatttatatatatattttaatttttaatatataagaaattttttacaattatatatattattttgaaataaaatatacaaaaatcacatatacaaaataaagatattagatttttattaaaatactataattttatacttatattttaatatattattacattatacacAAGATAaagtatatacaaattaaagatataatatataaattaataactaattaataaaaatattattatatattttgtcataatttttttcttattaaaatgaaattcattcaCCTGATGCTATTGATTGTGCAGCAGAAACTAAAGTATCATGAACTTCACGAGCATATGCAACCTGAGCTCTTACAGTCATTAAAAATTGAGGATATGTTAAAGCTTCTTGAGTACCAACAGTATCAGTACGTTGTGGCATGACAGGTACTGGAAGATACCTTAGAGAACTAGAATTTTGCGATGTACATTCTATTGaagtttttaaatgtaattctaTTTGGTCACAAATGGAATAAAactcttctatatttttattgaatctaTGATCTGGCTGATCAATACCACCTTTTAGAGATCCAACATCTACTAAACTATTTTGATGTAATGTATGTGCTGCAGTTTTAAGAGCTATGGCCAATGAATCTCTTAATGATACAATTAACGATTTaactttagaaatattatcaagTTTTTCTTGAgtttgttgttgctgttgttgttgctgttgctgttgaACCTGTGTCTGTTGTGTTTGTTGTGGATTTTGAGGAAGTTGAGCATTTACAGACTGTGTCATTTGTCCTACACCAATTGCTCCTGGTTGTTGAATTGGAGGAATATTCATAATGATcctaataacataataatttaaaaaaaaatgtattatatataatagtaacttattaaaaattattaattaattattaactggctaaacaaatttattatattttatttcatataatataatttttatgatttattaaatttatatctatgtaGTAaccttatattatatctaatacaatataaatatttgttttatttttaacttcaatgaaatctcgaaatattttacattgattaaaaaaaataattttttttgtataatttttaccttttatattattgtgttttaaaaaataaacagaacttttaactttattttaaaatattttaaaaccgaaacataaataaattgagacactatttaatataacacaAGATGTTAGAAAAGACATCTTAAAATATCACTAGATcgcaaaatgatattttactaGAAATTCTTtagtaatatttcaattttatatttttattatacacatattcacattattttaaaataattcaaaaacaataatattaataatttaatattatataaaagatttgtataaaatttttttaatgaattttggaacttatataaaaaaagataaaatcgtAGATTAGTATTTTCATTGTATATCTgcccaaataaaatatataaacataccGGTTATTCTTCATGATTTGAATTTGCAGTTTTGTTTATCAGCTTAAgtgtgattaaaataatattttcaattttatttacttaatttcataatgtatataaaatctatggTATTAGAAGGATTTAAATCGTAcggaaaaagaatcgaaataaatgatttcaatAAAGAATTCAACGCAATCACAGGATTTAATGGTAGTGGGAAATCAAACATTCTTGATGCAATATGTTTTGTTTTAGGTATATCGAACCTTGGACAggtaatacattatattttatatatttttaatataatattacaattgtaaaaaacccaatatttttattttttaaaacaattatattttcattgatagAATGAAATGAGttacatgaaaatatatgacaaatatacttattaatattacttaagcattaaatataaaatttatatcaaaacagaataacaaaaacaatttagattgtttaaaaataagaaaatattttttatttttttaggtaCGTGCAACATCATTACAAGACTTGGTTTATAAATCTGGTCAAGCAGGTATAAAAAAAGCTAGTGTTACTATAACATTTGATAATAGAGATAGAGATTCATCTCCTATGGGATATGAACATCATGAAGAGATAATAGTTACAAGACAAGTTGTGATTGgtggtaaaaataaatatttgatcaatGGATCTAATGTACAAAATAAACGTGTCCAAGATATGTTTTGTTCTGttcaattaaatgtaaataatccaCATTTTTTGATAATGCAAGGAAGAAttacaaaagttttaaatatgaaacctgtagaaattttatcaatgataGAAGAAGCTGCAGGTACTCGAATGtatgaaagtaaaaaagaagcTGCTTTAAAaactatagaaaaaaaagatagtaaattaaaggaaataaatgatgtatgattcaatttttaaattttttgtaatttattattaatatatttattattattatataatttaattaaaactaaataaatttcagattttgaaaaatgaaattggtcCAAGATTATCAAaacttaaagaagaaaaaatacaatatgttGAATTTCAACGTATAGAAAGAGAATTAGAACATTGTAAAAGAGTTTGTCTAGCATGGAGATATGTCACAGCTTTAAATGAAAGTCAGAATGCAGAAGAAAATGCTCAAattgttagaaataaaatagaagaaaaaacaaaaagcatTAATGATGGTGAAGAGgaacttaaaaatatagaaaaagaatacgaTGAAatagctaaaaaaaaagatgtagtatgtattttaattatataaaaaaatatttttatatttatatttttttttaattacaatacttttttttatattttatatatatatatatttttttcatatgataTAGGAAACAGGAGCTCAATTAGAAACTTtggataatgaattaaaagaagcagaaaaaaaacaatgtaaaTTAACAGCTGAATTTAATAgcaatgaagaaaatattaaagctGCTAAAAAAGCAatagaacaattaaaaattaatatagctgatgatgaaaatatttttgtagcaaaacaaaaagaatatgCTAAAGTTGAAgatctttttaaaatgttaaaagagACAGATGAACAGGATTGTAAAGCAGTATTATTTGcacaagaaaaatttcaaaaaattagttCTGGCTTATTAGAAAATCAAGATGGTGAAAATGCAACATTGGAAcagcaattaataaatactaagCAGACTTTATCAGAAGCACAAACGCAACGTAAACAATGTGAAATGacattaaatcataatagaGAGCAactgaagagaaaaaaaatagaattaaaaaacacTGGAGatgaatacaaaaaatatactaaagatcttgaaaataaagaaaaagaagtaaaaaatttagaaaatgaattgaaaaaattaaattacaaagatGGATATATGGAAGAACTTAAAgaacaaagatataaattaagaaatgaaatattaacattagaagaagaaatagatcattttgaatcaaaatatcctcaaattagatttgaatatcaaaagcctgattctaattttaatcataattcggTAAAAGGAGttgtatgtaaattaattacagttaaagataaaaatgcaGCATATGCATTGGATATTGCTGCAGGAGGAAaggtattttgatttttttatgacatttattttttaaataatattattaatctatatatttcaaatttaatattcaatcctTAATATTtcagttatataatatagtagtaGATACAGAAATGACTAGTAAGAAAATACTTCAACATGGTCAATTACAAAAACGTGTAACTATTATTCCTTTAAATAAAGTAGGAGGCAAATCTAtggataatcaattaattcatttagcACAGAAAATAGGTGGTATAGAAAATGTTCGACCAGCTTTGTCTCTCATAGATTTTCCAGAAGAAACTAGATCTGCTATGACATGGATTTTTGGACAAATCTTCATTTgtaaagatattgaaattgctaaaaaaatagcatttcatgataatataatgaaaaaatgtgtCACTTTAGAAGGAGATGTTGTTGATCCTGCTGGTATTTTATCTGGTGGTGCACCATTAAAAACTGGATcagttcttttaaaattagatgaattaaaagatatacaaaataaattaaataccaaACAAAAGActcttcaaaatattgaaacaacaTTAATGAATGTAAACAATATTGCTGAAAAATATACTTCATTAAAACAAACATTTGATTtacgaaattatgaaattagtatggtgaaacaaaaattagaacaaacagaatattataaaataaaagaggaggtatatataaataataaatatgatttgaaatcaatttagaaaaattaataaaataattaataatataaaataattattaaatattataaaataattaataaaatatataataatatatatataacatatatataatatatataaaataatgtaatgtataatataaatttttttacagatagattcattagaaaaaaatattgaacaacTTTTAGAAACAATAACAGtagtagaaaaaaatgaaaaggaaagtACTATACATGCTCAAGAATTAGAACATCAATTGAAAGATGCAACCAATATTCGtgaaaaacaattgaaaaatgcTAAATCCGAATTAGAAAGATTGAAAACAAAAGCTGAAAACAGTCGTAAAGAATGGCAAAAACGAGAACAAGAAGCAGATATGCTTGAgctagaaataaaagaattacaaaaaagtattgaaGTTGGAAAAGAACAATTAATAACATCTgaagaaaagttaaatatattacaagaaaaagcaaataaattaGAACAAGAACTAAATGAAGTAAAAGttaatgtaaaatgtatacaatctgatataaaagtacaaaaagataatattaataaacaaaatgctTATTTGCGAAAGCTCATGACGcgaaaagaagatattataaagcaaaataaagaaacagaattggatattaaaaaattaaatcatgaaattaattcaattaagaatattgttaaaaattgtaaagaaaatgtttctgaacttattcaaaaatatgaatggATTGAAcaggataaaatttattttggaaaaacaggtaatatttgttttttataagtttaaattatatattaaattttatgtatattttattaggtggtatttatgattttaatgttaataaaccTAAAGAAATGGAGCAAAAAGTACAACAATTACAATCGATGCGTGAAAAACTTAGTCGAAGTATTAATACACGTGCTATTAGTCTTCttgataaagaagaagaacaatttaatgaaatgatgaagaaaaaaaaaatagttgaaaatgataaaacaaaaatattagagaCAATTAAGCatttagatgaaaaaaagagagaaacattATTGAAAGCTTGGGAACAAGtatttaatactatttaatatttaaattaaattgaagtattaaatttatattacataattattatattaatttaatattaatttttaggtaAATAAGGATTTTGGGTCAATTTTTAGTAGTTTATTACCAGGAGCTGATGCAAAATTACAACCTTGTGAAAATCAAACAGTTACAGAaggattagaaataaaaattgcattttctgGTATTTGGAAAGAATCATTAGGAGAATTATCAGGCGGACAAAGATCTTTAGTTGCTTTGTCTTTAATCTTGGCTATGCTTTTATTTAAACCTGCTCCACTTTATATTTTGGACGAAGTTGATGCTGCATTAGATCTCTCTCATACTGAGAATATTggtataatgttaaaaaaacattttaaacattCACAATTTATTGTTGTATCATTAAAGGATGGAATGTTCAACAATGCTAATGTAGTATTTACAACTAGATTTGTTGATGGAATGTCAACAGTATCTAGaagtgaaaaaataagaagtaaGTAAATAAGTGTATCATACCTCTCAATCTACATATTACAATCTCAATCTCAATCACAATCTCACTCAATCTACAatctattatgtatataaataaattaaggtattttatctataatagataattttatatttgataaatattttttaaataatactcctgtacaataaattagaataaatttttataaattatattttaagtatatatattaagtatttatatgaaatgccttcatgattaaaaaaattccaaacattGGAttcctatataaaaaaagtataaagatatataatttttaatatatattatttaatatttatcatatttttatgagtaattatatctacatattatatattatcataaaatatttataaaatacattatacaatataacagtttatttattaatatttaaatatttattatttacaataattttagatttataatgctttacaaaatattgttcaaaaagaacaatatttcctacataaaaaaaattttttgttttaggaATCCATTTttgttcagaatttttttgatattaatgatatattt
The window above is part of the Apis mellifera strain DH4 linkage group LG11, Amel_HAv3.1, whole genome shotgun sequence genome. Proteins encoded here:
- the LOC724322 gene encoding serum response factor homolog isoform X2: MDNPSGGRDSRYASLGYSMGMIGSDAGSEMYGRPSTSQLTSQISRGGATMMAAAAAAGAPNAGVGSVQRGIKRTTSDVCYDDSNARQALSQQQGMSMSTDCVPDNLEESFTSLGQPKKSPPSNGKKTKGRVKIKMEYIDNKLRRYTTFSKRKTGIMKKAYELSTLTGTQVMLLVASETGHVYTFATRKLQPMITSEAGKALIQTCLNSPDPPASGSSGDQRMSATGFEETELTYNIADDEQKEDGTSPRSDVCANESDGDTSDGDSPVSKDLSKNHSGTVAPVNTTQSNQQPFITIPLNVAMSAAGLSLPVTSRMNLSPSPRSPTTTATATASNCELPSDLSKDRE
- the LOC724322 gene encoding serum response factor homolog isoform X1 — translated: MDNPSGGRDSRYASLGYSMGMIGSDAGSEMYGRPSTSQLTSQISRGGATMMAAAAAAGAPNAGVGSVQRGIKRTTSDVCYDDSNARQALSQQQGMSMSTDCVPDNLEESFTSLGQPKKSPPSNGKKTKGRVKIKMEYIDNKLRRYTTFSKRKTGIMKKAYELSTLTGTQVMLLVASETGHVYTFATRKLQPMITSEAGKALIQTCLNSPDPPASGSSGDQRMSATGFEETELTYNIADDEQKEDGTSPRSDVCANESDGDTSDGDSPVSKDLSKNHSGIMYQMPQTVIYSPSPGVLLGIGQNGQPVQISQEGGTVAPVNTTQSNQQPFITIPLNVAMSAAGLSLPVTSRMNLSPSPRSPTTTATATASNCELPSDLSKDRE
- the LOC412832 gene encoding structural maintenance of chromosomes protein 2, which encodes MYIKSMVLEGFKSYGKRIEINDFNKEFNAITGFNGSGKSNILDAICFVLGISNLGQVRATSLQDLVYKSGQAGIKKASVTITFDNRDRDSSPMGYEHHEEIIVTRQVVIGGKNKYLINGSNVQNKRVQDMFCSVQLNVNNPHFLIMQGRITKVLNMKPVEILSMIEEAAGTRMYESKKEAALKTIEKKDSKLKEINDILKNEIGPRLSKLKEEKIQYVEFQRIERELEHCKRVCLAWRYVTALNESQNAEENAQIVRNKIEEKTKSINDGEEELKNIEKEYDEIAKKKDVETGAQLETLDNELKEAEKKQCKLTAEFNSNEENIKAAKKAIEQLKINIADDENIFVAKQKEYAKVEDLFKMLKETDEQDCKAVLFAQEKFQKISSGLLENQDGENATLEQQLINTKQTLSEAQTQRKQCEMTLNHNREQLKRKKIELKNTGDEYKKYTKDLENKEKEVKNLENELKKLNYKDGYMEELKEQRYKLRNEILTLEEEIDHFESKYPQIRFEYQKPDSNFNHNSVKGVVCKLITVKDKNAAYALDIAAGGKLYNIVVDTEMTSKKILQHGQLQKRVTIIPLNKVGGKSMDNQLIHLAQKIGGIENVRPALSLIDFPEETRSAMTWIFGQIFICKDIEIAKKIAFHDNIMKKCVTLEGDVVDPAGILSGGAPLKTGSVLLKLDELKDIQNKLNTKQKTLQNIETTLMNVNNIAEKYTSLKQTFDLRNYEISMVKQKLEQTEYYKIKEEIDSLEKNIEQLLETITVVEKNEKESTIHAQELEHQLKDATNIREKQLKNAKSELERLKTKAENSRKEWQKREQEADMLELEIKELQKSIEVGKEQLITSEEKLNILQEKANKLEQELNEVKVNVKCIQSDIKVQKDNINKQNAYLRKLMTRKEDIIKQNKETELDIKKLNHEINSIKNIVKNCKENVSELIQKYEWIEQDKIYFGKTGGIYDFNVNKPKEMEQKVQQLQSMREKLSRSINTRAISLLDKEEEQFNEMMKKKKIVENDKTKILETIKHLDEKKRETLLKAWEQVNKDFGSIFSSLLPGADAKLQPCENQTVTEGLEIKIAFSGIWKESLGELSGGQRSLVALSLILAMLLFKPAPLYILDEVDAALDLSHTENIGIMLKKHFKHSQFIVVSLKDGMFNNANVVFTTRFVDGMSTVSRSEKIRSK